The genomic region TCCCATTATACCGGTTTATAAAAATCCTTCAGATCCTACATATTCAGAAGAAGACCCTTTTACAGACTTGCCTTTTTATGTTGATCCTGATAATTTTGAAAGCAATAAATATGAATATTCTCAAAACCCTATAGCGCTTGCCTATTTTACCGATAACACGACTAGAACTTTTAAAACGTTTGGAAATTTATTCGCTGAATATCAGATCCTGTCAGATAACTCCTTGAAATTCAAAACAAATTTCGGAGCAGATATAAACTTTGGTCATCAAAAGGCTTTTAATCCTAATTATGGAGATGACGATGGTCAGGGGGCAGAAATTGATAGCGGTCTGGGACGCCAAAATCGTCCTACCAATCTATCTGAATCCAGGTATGAAGACATGACCTTTACATGGAATAATAGCTTTATGTACAATAAAGAAATTGGAGACCATGATATAAATGCACTGGCTGGAATTGAATTTATAAAAAATAATTCTTCCGGAATAAATGCTTCAAGACAACGATTTGATTATACCGAACCTAATTTCAGATATCTCGACTTTGGTGGGACCGATCGGGACATATGGAATGGGGGGCTGGCCGAAGAATGGGCGTTATTCTCCTATTTTGGTTCTGCTACCTATTCCTACCAGGATAAATATTTAATCACTGCTAATCTTCGAGCCGATGCTTCTTCGAGGTTTTCAAAAGATAATCGCTGGGGATACTTCCCTTCGATTTCAGCGGGTTGGACTATTTCGAAGGAAAACTTTATGGATAATTTAGATTGGTTGAACCAACTGAAGTTGCGAGCCAGTTGGGGGCAGCTTGGAAATCAGGAGATACCCAATTACGCCTATTTAACCTTATACCGAAGAGATGCCGATCGTTACCTGATTAGTCGTTACGGGAATCCTGATTTAAAGTGGGAAACTACAGCACAAGTGAACATAGGGATCGATTTTGGATTGTATAGTAACAAACTCTCTGGAAGTATTGATTATTTCGAGAAAACTACTTCGGATATACTCCTTCCAATTTCTCTCCCCAAGTTTGTAGGTGATGTTTCGGCCACTTATCTTAATTCAGGCGAGGTGCAGAATTCCGGGCTGGAATTTGGATTATCTTACAGGAATTATGAGAATCCTTTAAAATTTCAAATTAGTGGGAATTTGTCCACACTAAAGAATGTGGTGAATTCCTTGCACCCTAACTTACCTTATCTTACAGGGAATGTCACCAGAACCCAGGAGGGCCATCCGCTAAATGCATATTATGGTTTTGTTCAAGAGGGGATTTACCAAAATCAGACGGAAGTTTCTGAACATCTATATGGAACTAATAATCCGCCACAACAACCGGGGGATATTAAATTTAAAGATTTAGATGGAAACGGAGTAATAAATGACAATGATCGTGATTTTATAGGAAATCCAAATCCAAAATTATCGTATGGTCTGAATGTTTCCATGAATTACATGAGTTTTGATTTTAATTTTCTTTTTCAGGGGGTTGAGGGTGTTGACCGCTATAATGATTTAAAGAAAATTATCGATTATGATACCAGGCCATTCAATTATACGGATCGTGTACTGGGCGCCTGGGATGGGGAAGGTTCAACCAATACAATACCCAGAGTAAGTTTTACCGATAATGGAAGCAGTAGAGTCTCTGATATCTTTGTGGAGGATGCTTCCTATCTAAGACTTAAGAATGTAGAGCTGGGATATACTTTTGATGTGGAAAAAGTGGGGAATTTCAGAATATATACCTCCGGTCAGAACTTACTTACTTTTACCGATTATTCCGGTTTAGATCCTGAATCTACCGATTTAATCGATTTCGGAACATATCCGCAATCATTAACCATATTGTTTGGAGTTCATGCAAACTTCTAAATGTCTAAAGATTTCAATTATGAAAAAATCAATATTAAAATTTCTTACAGTGGTATGTTTTATAGCGTTTTCAGGCTGTGATTCCTACCTGGATGAAGATCCTATCGGTTTAATTACCAAGGATCGAATAGACACCGAGCCAACCGCTGCTTCTATTATCTCCTCGGTTAAC from Zunongwangia profunda SM-A87 harbors:
- a CDS encoding SusC/RagA family TonB-linked outer membrane protein — encoded protein: MITQKSVSCLLFVWAICAGSIAYSQTITGTVKDARGPLPGVSISEKGTENGTVSDFDGKYEIDVSSQDVTLVFSYLGYVTREIPWNGENNVEVVLQESTEQLDELVIVGYQSQKESTITGAVSSVNVKQLESRRVPGVTQALQGQVAGVNITQSTGAPGEEVEVRIRGNGTIGNNNPLYIIDGVPSREISFLNPSDIKSMSVLKDAAAASIYGSRAAGGVIVIETKSGSDRSGFQIDYFGGLQKVTNLPNMLNADQYLNTVTTAWNNAGYSGTNPYLADAGRSDFADVDYLDELFELGKTNSVQLSTSGGNEKTNFFLSAGYYGQDGIVVYDNDKFNRLNLRSNINSNVTNRIKVGANVQISYEQQDKISSKGDAPGIIRHAFLRPPIIPVYKNPSDPTYSEEDPFTDLPFYVDPDNFESNKYEYSQNPIALAYFTDNTTRTFKTFGNLFAEYQILSDNSLKFKTNFGADINFGHQKAFNPNYGDDDGQGAEIDSGLGRQNRPTNLSESRYEDMTFTWNNSFMYNKEIGDHDINALAGIEFIKNNSSGINASRQRFDYTEPNFRYLDFGGTDRDIWNGGLAEEWALFSYFGSATYSYQDKYLITANLRADASSRFSKDNRWGYFPSISAGWTISKENFMDNLDWLNQLKLRASWGQLGNQEIPNYAYLTLYRRDADRYLISRYGNPDLKWETTAQVNIGIDFGLYSNKLSGSIDYFEKTTSDILLPISLPKFVGDVSATYLNSGEVQNSGLEFGLSYRNYENPLKFQISGNLSTLKNVVNSLHPNLPYLTGNVTRTQEGHPLNAYYGFVQEGIYQNQTEVSEHLYGTNNPPQQPGDIKFKDLDGNGVINDNDRDFIGNPNPKLSYGLNVSMNYMSFDFNFLFQGVEGVDRYNDLKKIIDYDTRPFNYTDRVLGAWDGEGSTNTIPRVSFTDNGSSRVSDIFVEDASYLRLKNVELGYTFDVEKVGNFRIYTSGQNLLTFTDYSGLDPESTDLIDFGTYPQSLTILFGVHANF